The following DNA comes from Miscanthus floridulus cultivar M001 chromosome 5, ASM1932011v1, whole genome shotgun sequence.
TTCTAGCCCCTTCTTTTAACCTTCCATAGCTCCAAATTTGTAAGACATGTATAAGTAGGGGTTTCATCTTACAGTTTCAAAGACTCCTAGTTAAAAACAGTATAGATAAGTTTCATCCTTATGAAACTTATTTTACTCAATGAAACTTTTATCACATCTCTATGCACAGTACTATACTATATCAGCTTATTTAATACTCATGAAACTCTCATTAAGAGGGTTTACGAGAGACCCCGCTTTAAACAGTGGTAGGTGAAGTTTAAGACCCGACCTTACTGGTGTTGTAGATTCATCCACGGGGAACCTTCAATTTTAGGTAGCGCTCGGAATTTAATTTCGCTGTAGTTAGATTAAGACTTCAGATTCAATTTTAAAATATGACTAAAAATACTCTTTTCCAGTTCCATATTTTTTAATCGTTTTACACAAgttaagtcaaacttttaaatCTTTGAGTATTGATAACTTTTAAGTTTGGTTTCAAGAAATTAAGACATTATTATATTTTGGTGGAGTAATTTTAACAAAATTACATTTTTATACATTGTTATTAAAAATATTCAAAAGTCAAAACCATGTGTTCAAGTCTTTGTCTCTTTTCATAACAACCAGCAAACGTGCCCGTGTATTGCAACAGAATCCAATCCATACATATAAGAATCAAACTCTGTATCATCGCTAGACGCGACTTGTTCTAGCCCAGGTCATGAGCCCAGAACATATACAAGATATGGAGGATACGACCCAATACGTATTAGAATTGGACTCTGTATCCATCGTTGTAAAAAAAGCATATGGAAGAAACTCTCCACTGCCCATGTAGTTAGGGGGAGATCGACGAAAAAAAATAGGATAAAATTTAATGGTACCTACTTAGTACGACAAGTATTAATactttatataaatttggtcaaacttaacatACTTTAATATAACACTATTTtataattgtattctttttgGGATGGAGAGAGTAGTGTATAAATTGTCTCATATAATTCTAAAAATTTAGCTCACCACTCATGAGGTAGTTAATTGCGAAACAGTCATTTCTTTCTATCACCTCTTTCTCTCCTTCGTgacataaaaaaaatagtaatacATGAGACAACCTATGAAACTACTTGCATATACGGATATACTCATTTAAAGTTAAACATCTAATATCTCTTTGGAGACAACAGACAACTTTAGAATGAAGAAACTGCTATATACAGTATCTAAACATTACGTAGTTTATTGTTTATTTGAACCTACAGATTCACAATTCCAGTCTAGATTTTCTGAAGAACAGCAGACATGTTCGCTCGTGGCTTGCACAGAGCTTCGAGGGGGACAGCCTTAGACATGATGGTGCCAGTGGCTGTTGCCATGTCAACTTCTGCATCCCCAAGCCTGATCCAATCGAAGCATTGGAGCAGCGCCCCCAGGACGAGCCCCATGGTTCGCATTGCGAGATTCTCACCGGGACACCTGCGCCTCCCCATCCCAAATGGCATCATAAACTTGCCCTCTGCTCTGCCGTGCTCGAACCTCTCCGGCCTGAACTCCTCCGGGTCCTCCCATATCGCCGGATCCCTGTGGATGGCGTACGCATTGACAAGGATCATCGACCCTGCCGGGACGTCGTACCCGTGGATCTTGCAGTCGGTGGACGCCTCGTGCGGCAGTAGCATCGGCGCGGCCGGGTAGAGGCGAAGCGTCTCGCTGATGATGCAGTGGAGGTACGGCAGACGGGGAAGGTCGTTCTTGTCGACAAGACGACCCCCTCCGACGTTGgagtcgatttcttcctgcgccTTTTTCAGCACATCTGGGTGGTTAAGCAGGAGCGACATTGCCCATTCCATGGTCGTTGAGGTCGTCTCCGTGCCGGCGCCGAGCAGATTCTTCAATCCAGATACGATACGAGGAAAAAAGTATTAGTGAAAGAAAGCATGATAATTAGCTGCACATAAGCAGAATTAAGGACGTGGAAACATGCGTAGTAGTGCTACTCACTGGCACGAGAGCGTTGATAAAGGTGTCCGTGTAGACATCAGGCTCTGTTTTCTGCAGTGACAGCATGACACCGATCATGCCCATCTTCTCGTCCGCCGAGTCGTTGGCATCGGCCTCAGCTTTCTTGCGTTCCAGTTGCTTCAGCTTCTGCCTCTCTGCATCGATCATCTTGTCGAAGAACAGGTTCCTTCGCTTAACCACGTCCGCGAGCTTCCTCTTCGCGCCGTACACATCGAGCCACCGCAGCAGGGGCATGTAGTCCCACAGGTTGGCCACACCAACAAGCGGGATGATCTCCTCGATGATGTCCTTCATCTCCCGCGCCTCCTTGGACATGTCCTCGTCCGCGTCGTCAGAGTAGGTGTTCCTGGTCTGCGCCATGATCTCCATGAGGACGCTGTGGGAGAGGTCAAACAGCCTCCGCTTCAGCTCGACCCTGGCGGCGGCTCCcggcgcggaggcggaggcgcggGCAAGGCGGCGCACCATGGCGCGGAGCTCGCGGGCGATTATGGTGTCGGACATGATGTTGACGCGGTGCGCCGAGAGGAGATGCACGGTGGAGACGCGGCGCATGGTGCGCCAGAGCGCGCCGTAGTTGACGACGGTGAGCACCGAGTAGTCGAAGGTGACCTCACCCGCGGACGGGAAGTGCGGGCGGTTGGCGATCGCGACGTCGACCTCTCCGGAGAAGCACTCCTTCGCCAGCGCCGCCGAGCCGATGACGACGGCGTGGCGGCCGCCGAGGCGCAGGTGGACAACCGGGCCGTGGCGCGACACGAGGCTGGCGAGCGAGGTCTGGAGCGGCTTCTTGAGCAAGGGTAGGTGGCCGAGGATGGGGAACGCGAACCGCGGGCCAGGTGGCAGCCGTTGCTGCTTCTTGCCGCGCCTCATCAAGAGGTGGTGGAGCAAGACGAGGAGCACGGAGGTGACCACGGCGACGTAGTAGAATCTTTCCATGGCTCCTCTGTGGTAGCTGAAACTTAGGACCAGCTCTAGCTGTGGGAAGTGCTGTATATGTTGTTCTTCTCTATTGACATTACTGTATGATAATATGGATGGGCGTGGTCATATTTATATGAGGCCAGAAGGCGGACAGGCTTCGCTCTCAAAAGCAAAAATGGCAACGAACTTGTGGCTATGAGATATTTCGCTGTTGATTGTCGCACGTTTGTCGATGGTTATCTTTTCCACGGATGTTTTGTGCCGTGAGCCGAAAGCCGGAGGCTTTGACGCCTCTCAGAAAGGAAGCAACCGCACTACCGCAGCAGCACCTCGTGACAAACTGGGATTCCAATTCGCTCTTGGAAGGGTCAACAGTATTCTCCAGAAACAGCCGCTCTAGAATTCTTTGTGGGTCTTTTACTTTCCGTGCGGGGACGCAGCAACTAGAAGGAAACTCCTGGGCGCCTTCTGGATGTCCCGTTACCAACTTTTTTTTAGCAAAAGAATCATCCTACATTTAGCCCCTACCAGTAGGTAACGTTCAGAGCTAAGCCCCTACAAAACATAGAGCTAAGCCAGCCTAACTCAATTATGTCCCATACAAAACAAATATAGCAATTTCAATCAATTTAACATGACAGCTTAGATAAACACTCAAAAAGTATCACGAGAGGAAGTAAATGAAATTTTCATTACTAACCAACAGAGTAATATTAGTATCTAGGCCTAATACTTTAGGAATTACGAATCCGAAATTCCAAAGTAGGTAACGTTCATGTAAACACAATAGTTCTGTTAAGCACGATGGGTGACCAAAGCAACGAAAtccttttaaaaaaaaactgcttACACGGGCTGGGGGCTGTCGGGCTAGTTGCCTGGCTTCGGCCATTCGGAAAACAGGAAGCAAGAAAGCAGAGAAGTGAAGAAAAGGCCGGTTTGCTTCTACTTGGGCCCTCCAATTAAATGCGGCCCAATATCCAAATAGCTGGCCCAGGCGGGCAGGAACGAGTGGAGGACGTTCATCTTCAACCTTCAGACGTTCTCCAGTTCAGTTAGCCTCTAgcgcctccttctcttcctcccatGGCTGAAATTTTTAGGGGGGGGCTGAGGGGGGGCTCCAGGGGCTCGGCCACAgtagggggggctcgagccccccagcCCCGGTGGCAGATCCGCCCCTGGCCCCTACAATCCTAAGGTTTAACCGCAATAGCGAGATGGGACACGTCACCTTAAATTCTTTCCACCGTTAGATTTCAAGATGTACGGTCCTTGTTGCTCCCACCGATTTCTACTGTGTTATCGTCTAAAATATCGGTTCCCGTCCTCCCTTCCTCCGGagaatttttgttatttttaacacttttttaaaactaattttaattttaacactgttttttttttaaaatctaacacttttggccatacCTGTTCGCATGGCGCGATGAAATTACGTTGTCGCGCTATACATGGGGCACGGTAGGAACGATGACGTGGCAGCGACCAGAAACGCTGACGTGGCTGGTGCGCCGCGGATCTGAGCGCGGTGGCGCGACAATGCTCCCGCCGTTCACAGGACTTCACTGCTGTCGCAGTCACAGGTCACGTCCGGGCAGCGGCAAGccctagtaggagtaggagtagactaGCTGCTGCCGTCTACGGAGTGTAGTAGAGTACACCGTCGTCGGCTTGCGTGTACATTCCGCAATCTCCTCACCTGTGCTGCTGCGAAGTCCAACAACGAGACCTAAACACGACATCCATTCCCGGTTTTGGGTTATGCACAGAAAAAGGTAACGCAACCATAGCTTAGCCCTCTCCAAGAGCGACGCAAAGACAGAGCCCATCCCGAAGCGGAGGACGACCGCATGACCGAGGACGCCGCCGAGCTGCCTACCTCGTCCGCCGCGGCCTCGACGTTCACCTGCGCCACGGCCTCCCACATGGGCACCTCCACCACCCCCCACGTCCCGTACCGCCCGGGTAGGTCCCTGCCCGGGCGCAGGAACGCGCGGTGGAGCTAGAGGAGGAAGGTGGCAGCGGACTGCACGACgagctcgatttggggatgggaaAGCTCGATTCGGCGGTGGGGAAAGTTGATTCGGAGGCGGGGAAGCTCGATTCGGGCGTCGGGAGGCTCGATTTGGGCTCCTGCGAGCTAGAGAAGAAGGCCGGTGGAGGTCGTGCTTGCCGGCTTGCTCGTGCTCATGCTTGCTGgtgtgctcatgctcatgcttgCCAGCGTGCTCGTGCTAGCCGGCGAAGGCTCCTGCGTGCTCGCGCGTGCTTGTGCTTTGCCGACGGAGGCTCCTGCGTGCTCGCGTGCATGCTTGCGGTGGAGGTCGCGGCGGGGGATCCGGTGGTTGCCGATGGAGGTCGCGTGCTCGCGTGCTTGCCGATGGAGGTCGCGTGCATGCTCGCATGCTTGCTGGTGGAGGTCGCGCGCGAAGAAGAAGGTGCAGCAGACTCCGCTCGAAGATTTGCGTAGCGAGAAGAGAGGCGACGCTTTTTTGCGTTTTGTTTGGGCTGGCAGGCAAAATGCGTCGTGTAGTTGGCTCACCTGTTGGAGCCGGTATTTAATAGGCAAAATACTGTGCGAGACTTATTTTTGGGTTTGGGTAGCTCTGTTGAGTCAGTCTAACTGTTGCCTGCTACACCACTCACGTCCGCAGCGCGGTGTCGTGTTCCGCAGGACTAGCAATAATGGTCCTATAGCCAGCGGGAGCATTGCCGCGCCATTCTCTATGGCGCGGCGCGACAGCTCTGGCCACATCAGCGTTCAGCGGTCTTGGTCGCTGCCACATCATCGCTTCTACCATGTCCTGGCAGCATCGTCTGTCCTCGTCGTGTCAGGCCACGTCCTAGAGGGAGATGCAGTGTGTTGTGTTGTTCAATGAAACCCTAGCAACCGTTTTTGTGTACCTATTTTATTTAGGTTGGATTCAGTTGTTTTTTCGGATATTTTTAGGGTTATTTTCCCCTATAATATCGTTGGTGAAGAGGGTTTGTCTACTTACTTCGCAATTTAACCTATTGTGCTTATTTCTTATTGATTATGCAGCTCACAGGCAGATAAATTGTGATGTGTTGCTAAATTGTGATGTGTTGCGTACGCTCAATTAGTCCTTCATGTGTAGGTATTTTTCATAAATCCTCATTCTGttgttaattttttttctttttctccattcAATGAGATAATAAACATGACAGTTTCCTTTCGATTAATTTAGTTTAGCGTACGATAGCTGAGGCATACGCTAAGAAACGACTACTACAAACAATTATTAGTAAGTATTTCCTATGTACTTTTTTACATATTTCCTTCAGATTTCAACTAGGCTCATATATTTCCTTCAGATTTCAACTAGGCTCCTTAAAGAGTTGTATTTTTCTTCTCTTTGTTTTTGGGTGTACGCTTCGTCTAACTCAGACTAAGTTTTCCTATCTATGGTACCATCTAGAATTCTAAAATATCTGAGTCTAAGTACATTTCACACTATGCTTTTTAATTTATCTAGGTACTCATGTATTCTTCCCTCTTTGTCTTATGATCAATCCATGATTGCTTGTGGTCATGCAAATCCATGATGAGAAGCTAAAGTGCATATATTGGACGATTGGGTTAGGGATTAGCTATTTAGTCCATTGCATTTGCTTAAAAAAGTTTGAATTACTATCTACAATTGTCTTCATAATACTGCTTTTTATTATTGGACCAAAAACATTATTTCTATAGGTTTTTTCCTATACTTCAGTTCAGAATGCTAATGAAGGTCAATGTCATGTTGTGCATATTTTCAGGTTCATCAATTGCCTAGGCAGCACAGGTAAAAAAGATTCAGCGTGCCTTGCCATTTCTTACTTATTTCCCCCTTTCTTTAAGGCTTGACTATTTTGGCGATGGCAACAACAAATCATTAAGGACTGTGGGATAATATATCAGGTAAGGCATGATGCCTAATATACCTGTGAGCCTGTAACCAACGACAAAAAACACACCAACATGTATATTAGTCTGGAGCCTCATATGTTAGACATGGTGTCTTGTTGCATGTTCGTGTTCTTGATTTAAGGTGTTGTTTTATTTGTGACATCTACCTGCAGGTCCTTGTATAGACATGTGACTTAGACTTATTACATAGTTCAGCAGCACCAAGGATTGAATACATGGTTTAGGTTCATCATGATGATCTTAATTTTCATCCCGACCAAAGTTACACTGGAATGACAAAAAAATGAAATTGGGTTGTGCATCAGCAATATGGTTCATTTAGACACAGATGAAGCTTTGCCGCTTGTATATAAGGCCTACCATTGGTGTGTTCAATGTTAATTTTTTCCGTATAAAGGATGATGTCTTAAATTCAGTTGGAATTGTGTTGTTTCATAGCCTGGGCATCTCCCATCGTTTTCATGTATACAATGATATTGGTTTGCAGTGTCTAGAGATAGGTAGAAggacgggcctggtgcaagcggtggaatcttaccgcctgtgaccggaaggtcccgggttcgagtcgcggtctcatcgtattgcacaggcgagggtaaggcttgccactaacaccattCCCCAGACCTCGCAcatagcgggagctctctgcaatGGGTACGTTCTTTTTTGTCTAGAGATAGGTAGGATCTGACTAAAACAATTGGTCAACTTAGCGAGAGCCCGTACAAAACATTTTGCTATAGTGGTTCATACCGCTTGCATCATCTATGTATAGTGAAATTGACCCATGAAGATTGAAGCAACCATTTTAAAATTAATTCAGTTTTTCCTAGGTTACGACCGAAACTAAATGGGCTGAAGAAATTCCATCATCTAAAAAAGAAAGCAGCCTGCAATAGAAATGGAAAACATTGGTGAACGCCTGCTCTAGACTTTGTGTCTTTTAAGCCTTCCTCTGTCAGCCACAAACTCAGGTACCACTCCTCCCTCTTTCTTGTTTCTTACTCATCCTCTCAGCTTGGTTCCAATTGATTCTTTTCATTTACCATCCACCATTTAGAGATCAAAGTTGATTTTCTATGATCCCTAACTCCAAAGtttcttgcctcgatggcttccTCGTGTGACATCAATGTGCCCTGCATCCAGTTTTAGAAAATGGTAGCCTTCTTATTGGTGGTCGATTTTATCATGCATCATTTCTACTTCTAGACTTAGCAGCAATAGTTTTCCTTATATTTACCATTGCAGTTATCATAATGTAGAAAActtattagagcatctccaagagtttgctatctcaacttggcatccatataattttggcaaaacaaaaaaaaaatagcctccaacagtttggcaaaataacttggcatcaatagcaacttggcAAATCTTCCCTCCGCGCGCGCAAATATATGCGCGCGTATACAGCTTGGCATTCGGGGCTCTTCATTTCTTAGCGGGGCTATTCGTTCGCTTaacggggctcttcgttcgcttagcgggcctcttcgttttgttaacgggttttttttattttacgaagtcaaaaatgccaaactcttggaaatggattgtttttttacttggcatataattttgagagttggcaaatcacaagatttgcaagtaaaatttgacaaactcttggagatgctcttagtgaTATGAAAAACACATCAGTTTCCTAATACAGAAAAAGGAGTGGTCTTACCAATTTAGATATGCCAGAATACAATGTTTGCTTTCTTATATTCGATTCCTTTAGCGTtctgtctctttttttttttttttgtgatttcACCTGAACTTCAAGTTCATTACAGTGGGGAAAAAAGAGTGTTTCAGGCCAGTGCAACTCATGTTCTAGAACAAACTTCATATTAAACAGCATGATCCTTGTTGCATTTCGATCCCTTTCAAAAAGTGCCCCCTTTCTATAATTTAGTAAAAAATGTTCTGGTTGCAGTTCTGCTCAAGATTGATCCTTCCTTTATAGTGGCAATGGCATTTTCAAATGAAGCTATTGGCATTACTGAGGATTCTAATCTGGAGAGGATCAGGTAATCTGTAGATTCGTTAAAAAGGTAGTTTGTCCATGTGAGGCTGTTTCTTTATGATTGCATAAATATAAATAGGATAGCTTCATTCAGGTTACACCCTAGCTAATAATATGTCAGTGTCATAGCAAGACCCCAAGTTACAATTTTTTGTGTCTACATGCGTATTTGCCAAATTATTTTTTCACATATCTCTTTCTTCAGTGTAGATTGAAACCCTGTGTTCCTttacaaaataaaaatatttaaatCATTTTTTATGGACGCACGAGCCTCCTTATATGTTTAGAAAATATTCTAACTTCCAGGTGAAGGGAGATAACAAATAACAGGCTTGTTTGTCTTTGTACCCCTGATGGAAGGTAGATAACCACTGCATGTCTTCCTTTGTAAGACTTAACTGTGAAGATGATCATGGCATGCATAATCTGTCAGTGTCTTGTCATTTCTTTCCATTCCTGAATCGTGTTGCTTTTATTAGGTGACCCTCAAAGGTTTTCCACCCCTCATTACATTTGGCCTCCTGGATTTCACGCGCCTACTACGTCATGACCTGTTTCTGGCACACTCATAATTCAACCAAGCGCGTGTTCAGTTCCAccccaaaatcccaaaaagtgctacagtacctatcacatcgaatatttgcggcccatgcatggagcattaaatgtagacgaaaaaaaactaattgcacagtttggtgggaaattgcgagacgaacgttttgagcctaattagtccatgtttgaacactaattgccaaataaaaacgaaagtgctacagtaacccaaaaaTCCAACTTCCTGGGACTAAACACGCTCCAACTGAAAGTGAGACATATGCAACTTTTAACAATTTTTGGTTTCTCATTTATCGGTTCATTCACTTCACATTAGCTTATAATATCATGCTCCAACACCTTCACTTGCTCTAACAGTTGGTTCACATCATACTACAGAAAACCTAACCGGTGAACCCATTCATGAGCCAACGACTCTACTGGGTAAGTCATATGGCCTTTTTATCTATATTAGGACCTGCACACCTGATTAGGCAACAATAAATGCTCACGCGTTCCCGGTCTCTTTGTTCCATtgtggccatgtttagttcccaccaaatccaaactttggcactatgcaaaaagaagattctccgtcatatcaaatttgcggtatatgcatggagtactaaatgttgacgaaatcaaaaactaattgtacagtttggttgtactttgcgagacgaacattttgagcctaattagtcaaccgttggacaattattaccaaataaaaacaaaacgctacagcgCGCTACAGTACCCAACAGTGAATCGGGCGGCGCTGATTCAGGCCAACTAAACGCGGCCTGTTTCTACATTGATTCTGAAATGCTATATAAATCAAGTATCCAGGAAAATATAATAGGCAGCACTGGTGAACTGGTTTCTTGAACTAGCATAGTGGTTAGTGGATTGTATTGATGCACACTGCATTCCATTTCTTTTCTGAACATCAGCTTTGTTACATTCTCAGAGCATCACCTTTGTTTGGATTCAACTCGATGTGTTGTCCGCGTCCAGCTAGGAAGCATGGGGATTTCATGAGGTGGCCACGATTGACTTCCCTATTTTTCTGGTTTGTTTAGCCTCCAGCATAAATGCTAGGTATCCCCTCTTATCCCTTTTCTTTATCCTTACAGTTTCAACAGTTATGGATTTGGCTGATTCTCAAAAGGCAGACACCTGTCGGCTATGCTAAAAATGTTTTCAACAAACTATAAACAGTTGAATACATTTTCTCCTAAATTAAATGGCCCGAAATAATTCTTGCTACAATTTTGTTGGCTGCAAATGGAGGATGGAGAGAATCAAGCATTTGGAATGCCATCATCAGAGTGTAGATGTTCTGAAAAGGCAGACACCTGCCAGCTATGCTAAAAATATTTTCAGCAAACTATGAACAGTTGAATAGAATTCCTCCTAAATTAAATGGCCCTAAATAATTCTTGGCACAGTTTTGTTGGCTGCAAATGGAGGATGGAGAGAGTTAAATTTCTCTTTAATATAATGTTTATTTACTCTTGTGTTATGTATCATGTTTTGCACAGGAAAAATAGGTTGCTTATCATTTAGCGTTTCATCCTCATAGTCAGATTTAAATAGATTTGTGCTTGCTGCAGGCAATCTGATTTGTTCTTCGGATGTTAGACATTACAATTCTTAGGTTCAAGTCCCTAAATGTGTTCTAGAGATAAGTACTTCAATGTTTAACCATACTCTTTTATCCCTAATTGTAAAAATAGTCACAACTAACGCTTCCATATCACCTTTTAATTTGCTAAATGTTCACAAAATATTGTTCTATACATGCAGCCTTGCCATCTGCAGTTTCTTCCTGCTCACCAGGGCATCTGAACCTCATATAAAATGAAGCAAATGGCCATGGGTTTCATTCTTATTGCTGAAAGAGTGCATTGGACAGTTTGCTAAGAAAGAGAGCACTGAAGGAAGTGAAAATATGAAATTGATGGTAAAACTTCCATCCCTATTATCATCCGCTATGATATGAAATTTAGTTTCCTTTTTGAGTTAAATTTAGTGTTAAAACTCCCATATCAATTATCATCCGCAAATATATGAAATTCAGTTTCCCTTTTTGGGTTAGATTTAGTGCTATAGCAGCAAGAAAACCAGGGATTATTCCTGGTTGACCCAATTGAAAATCATGTCAGTTTCTATTGTAATGATTACATGACGTCTCTAAGCTTAGGGTAGCTATCTGCTCTAACTTTAGATTGTTCACACTGTTCTACAAGGCATCTGTAGCAAGGAATACTATTGTATACTTGGTGTTTAAATTGATGTATTATAGACTATCCCTATTGAACCATCGATTGATTGCACAAATCTGAATCCTAAATTTTTTTATTACACTAAATCGCATTATACAATTTGGTTTCTTTTTATGTCTCTGTGATAAACTTGCGGATGACAATACAAAGCTAATTTTTTCGCATGGCAATTTATAACTCCAGAGAGCGTGTTGATAGTCTACTATCAACACTTCACTGTAGTTCCTTTGATTATCTTTTTTTCCAGTCTCATTACTGTCCATATTCGTATATTTCCTTTTAAACCTCCAGGGAGAAAACCCGGCCCATTTGCATTGCATCAGGGCTGAAGTATTTAAGGTTCAGAGTTGACAGCATCATAGCAGACCTCCATTACTCTTTCAAACACACACATTCCCATATACAGGTAAATGTGTTTAAAAAATATATACACTTGCAAATGGACTTACAATGCTATCGAGACCTGAATATTTGGAAAATGCTTCTACTAATTTATGGGGACAACttcgcctatgttgtctcaacatagcaggtcccaagccctggtaaaagaGGAGgattgtgatag
Coding sequences within:
- the LOC136453556 gene encoding cytochrome P450 81Q32-like, yielding MERFYYVAVVTSVLLVLLHHLLMRRGKKQQRLPPGPRFAFPILGHLPLLKKPLQTSLASLVSRHGPVVHLRLGGRHAVVIGSAALAKECFSGEVDVAIANRPHFPSAGEVTFDYSVLTVVNYGALWRTMRRVSTVHLLSAHRVNIMSDTIIARELRAMVRRLARASASAPGAAARVELKRRLFDLSHSVLMEIMAQTRNTYSDDADEDMSKEAREMKDIIEEIIPLVGVANLWDYMPLLRWLDVYGAKRKLADVVKRRNLFFDKMIDAERQKLKQLERKKAEADANDSADEKMGMIGVMLSLQKTEPDVYTDTFINALVPNLLGAGTETTSTTMEWAMSLLLNHPDVLKKAQEEIDSNVGGGRLVDKNDLPRLPYLHCIISETLRLYPAAPMLLPHEASTDCKIHGYDVPAGSMILVNAYAIHRDPAIWEDPEEFRPERFEHGRAEGKFMMPFGMGRRRCPGENLAMRTMGLVLGALLQCFDWIRLGDAEVDMATATGTIMSKAVPLEALCKPRANMSAVLQKI